The following coding sequences lie in one Caproicibacterium argilliputei genomic window:
- the sufU gene encoding Fe-S cluster assembly sulfur transfer protein SufU — MGLEQIYTQIITENSRSKEHKYVVDQPTQVVEGVNPSCGDEISLQLRVKDGVIEDAAFLGDGCAISQASVSMMIDLIKGKTLPEAQHLAEMFLGMIKGEVTDDDQLEELEDAQAFRDISHMPARVKCAVLGWHTLQDAVKKAESSQNS; from the coding sequence ATGGGGCTTGAACAAATTTATACACAGATTATTACGGAAAATAGCCGTTCCAAAGAGCACAAGTATGTGGTGGATCAGCCAACCCAGGTGGTAGAGGGGGTCAACCCCTCCTGCGGCGACGAGATTTCCCTGCAGCTGCGCGTAAAGGACGGCGTGATTGAGGATGCGGCGTTTCTGGGGGACGGCTGTGCAATTTCGCAGGCTTCCGTTTCCATGATGATTGACCTGATTAAGGGCAAGACGCTGCCGGAAGCACAGCACCTGGCAGAGATGTTCCTCGGTATGATCAAAGGCGAAGTGACAGACGATGACCAGCTGGAGGAACTGGAGGATGCACAGGCGTTTCGCGATATTTCCCATATGCCCGCGCGTGTCAAGTGCGCGGTGCTGGGTTGGCACACCCTGCAGGATGCGGTGAAAAAGGCAGAGAGCAGCCAAAATTCCTGA
- a CDS encoding SufS family cysteine desulfurase, giving the protein MTDEIVKQFPLLQRQQDGKRLVYLDSAATTQRPQTVLDAVRDFYEQNNANPHRGVYALGERATAAYEDARTEVASFLNAPREEVIFTRNATETLNLIAYSWGLQNLKAGDKVAVTILEHHSNLIPWQQVCRATGAQLIFLYTGPDGLLSDREIEQKITKEVKLVAFTHVSNVLGMVTPVEKITARAHEVGALCVLDCAQSAPHLRLDVAKLGVDFLAFSGHKLYAPLGIGVLWGRKELLEAMPPFLTGGDMIESVREQDATWAPLPEKFEAGTQNAGGAVGLAAAIRWMQGIGFDTIARREQVVYRYAWQALSHVPHVKLYGTPSGEHAGAIAFNVEGAHPHDVASILDADAVCVRAGHHCAQPLLHHLGMTACCRASFAVYNTCADVDALVESLQKVRKWLGYGA; this is encoded by the coding sequence CAGCGCCCGCAGACGGTTTTGGACGCAGTGCGCGATTTTTACGAACAGAACAACGCCAATCCACACCGCGGCGTTTATGCGCTTGGGGAGCGTGCAACCGCTGCCTATGAAGATGCGCGTACAGAGGTGGCTTCTTTCCTGAATGCGCCTCGCGAGGAGGTCATTTTTACACGCAATGCAACGGAAACTCTGAATTTAATCGCCTACAGCTGGGGGCTGCAGAACCTGAAAGCGGGGGACAAGGTAGCGGTAACCATTTTGGAGCATCACAGCAACTTGATTCCCTGGCAGCAGGTATGCCGCGCAACAGGCGCACAACTGATATTTCTGTACACCGGGCCGGACGGCCTGCTCTCTGACCGCGAAATCGAGCAAAAAATCACCAAAGAGGTCAAGCTGGTGGCGTTTACGCACGTTTCCAATGTGCTGGGCATGGTTACGCCGGTAGAAAAAATTACGGCGCGGGCGCATGAAGTGGGGGCATTGTGCGTGCTGGACTGCGCGCAGAGCGCCCCGCACCTGCGGCTGGATGTGGCGAAACTCGGCGTGGACTTTCTTGCTTTTTCCGGGCACAAGCTGTATGCGCCGCTGGGCATCGGCGTGCTGTGGGGCAGAAAGGAACTGCTGGAGGCCATGCCGCCGTTTTTGACCGGCGGCGATATGATTGAGTCTGTGCGGGAGCAGGACGCCACCTGGGCGCCCCTGCCCGAAAAGTTTGAAGCCGGTACACAGAATGCCGGCGGCGCAGTCGGACTTGCCGCTGCCATCCGCTGGATGCAGGGCATTGGCTTTGATACGATTGCTCGGCGTGAGCAGGTGGTGTACCGCTATGCGTGGCAGGCGCTTTCGCACGTACCGCATGTGAAACTGTATGGTACGCCGTCCGGGGAGCACGCCGGCGCCATTGCGTTTAATGTGGAGGGTGCACATCCGCACGACGTCGCGAGTATTCTGGATGCGGATGCGGTGTGTGTGCGTGCCGGCCACCACTGCGCGCAGCCGCTGCTGCACCACCTGGGGATGACCGCCTGCTGCCGTGCAAGCTTTGCTGTGTACAACACCTGCGCGGATGTGGACGCCCTGGTGGAAAGCTTACAGAAAGTGAGGAAGTGGTTAGGCTATGGGGCTTGA
- the udk gene encoding uridine kinase, which yields MQQTPYILGVAGGTGSGKTTLANNLLSAFADEALILSHDYYYLPHDELPLAERQKLNYDHPNAFETERMIRDVQKLRRFEPIDRPQYSFVEHTRLPETVHVEPRPLVILEGILLFENQELLSLMDMKVFVDTDADIRLIRRLMRDVKERGRSLDSVISQYMRTVKPMHEQFVEPSKKHADIIVPEGGQNQVALRMLIDRIDALLHRSASAGACVCGRR from the coding sequence ATGCAACAGACCCCTTATATTCTCGGTGTGGCGGGCGGTACCGGCTCCGGAAAAACAACCTTGGCAAACAATTTGCTGAGTGCCTTTGCGGATGAGGCGCTCATTCTTTCCCACGACTACTATTATCTGCCGCATGATGAGCTGCCGCTGGCGGAGCGGCAGAAGCTTAACTATGACCATCCCAATGCTTTTGAAACCGAACGAATGATTCGTGACGTGCAGAAGCTGCGCCGCTTCGAGCCGATTGACCGGCCGCAGTACTCCTTTGTGGAGCATACGCGCCTGCCGGAAACCGTGCACGTGGAGCCGAGACCGCTGGTGATTTTGGAGGGCATCCTGCTGTTTGAAAATCAGGAACTGCTCAGTCTGATGGATATGAAAGTGTTTGTAGATACCGATGCCGACATCCGCCTGATTCGCCGCCTGATGCGCGATGTCAAGGAGCGCGGGCGCAGCCTGGATTCGGTCATCAGCCAGTATATGCGCACGGTCAAACCCATGCACGAGCAGTTTGTGGAGCCAAGCAAAAAGCACGCGGATATCATTGTGCCGGAGGGCGGGCAGAACCAGGTGGCGCTGCGGATGCTGATTGACCGGATTGATGCGCTGCTGCACCGCAGTGCCTCCGCCGGCGCCTGCGTCTGCGGCAGACGGTAG
- a CDS encoding chemotaxis protein CheW has product MENENFETVNVAVQADNDEMKGKYLTFWTDGQLFGVPITDVVQIVGMQEITQIPEYPYYAKGIINLRGAIVPLIDVRLRLGKPEAEYNDRTCIIVANVHDIYFGFIVDEVEEVTDISDDQISPPPKLNSDTVNQYLTGVAHKGDKLVLTINTAKILGEDEFDALIQDAQ; this is encoded by the coding sequence ATGGAAAACGAGAATTTTGAAACAGTCAATGTTGCGGTGCAGGCCGACAACGACGAGATGAAGGGGAAGTACCTGACCTTCTGGACAGACGGTCAGCTTTTCGGCGTGCCGATTACCGATGTGGTGCAGATTGTCGGTATGCAGGAGATTACGCAGATTCCGGAGTACCCGTACTATGCCAAGGGCATTATCAATCTGCGCGGCGCCATTGTGCCGCTGATTGATGTGCGGTTGCGTTTGGGCAAGCCCGAAGCAGAGTACAATGACCGCACCTGCATTATTGTGGCCAATGTGCACGATATTTATTTTGGTTTCATTGTGGACGAGGTTGAGGAGGTCACCGACATTTCGGACGACCAGATTTCCCCGCCGCCGAAGCTGAACAGCGACACCGTCAACCAGTATCTGACCGGTGTGGCACACAAGGGCGACAAACTGGTGCTGACAATCAATACGGCAAAGATTCTGGGAGAAGATGAATTTGACGCTTTGATTCAAGATGCACAGTAG